The following proteins are co-located in the Ictalurus punctatus breed USDA103 chromosome 14, Coco_2.0, whole genome shotgun sequence genome:
- the LOC108275329 gene encoding cytochrome c oxidase subunit 5A, mitochondrial, with amino-acid sequence MRGGVSAVDRSRCRPSRVHELTLYFRASASLVSCSMFRSAVRLSFSAARSITQARPQNIAPLASRCYSHGKQETDEEFDARWVTYFNKPDIDAWELRKGMNTLIGYDLVPEPKILEAALRACRRLNDLGSAIRILEAVKDKAGPHKEIYPYVIQELRPTLNELGIPTPEELGIDKA; translated from the exons ATGCGCGGTGGAGTCTCTGCTGTAGACCGGTCCCGGTGTCGGCCTTCCCGTGTTCACGAACTCACCCTGTACTTCAGAGCCTCAGCGAGCCTGGTGTCCTGCAGCATGTTCAGATCCGCTGTCCGCCTTTCCTTCTCCGCTGCTCGGAGCATAACACAAGCCCGGCCACAGAATATAG CTCCTTTAGCTAGCCGCTGCTACTCCCATGGCAAGCAGGAGACAGATGAGGAGTTTGATGCCCGTTGGGTCACGTACTTCAACAAACCGGACATTGATGCCTGGGAGCTCAGGAAAG gtATGAACACTTTGATTGGGTATGACCTGGTACCTGAGCCCAAAATCCTGGAAGCAGCTTTGAGAGCTTGTCGGCGATTGAATGACTTAGGCAGCGCCATCCGTATTCTTGAGGCAGTTAAG GACAAAGCAGGTCCACACAAAGAGATCTATCCATATGTTATCCAAGAGCTTCGTCCCACGCTTAATGAGCTGGGAATTCCTACACCTGAGGAGCTTGGCATTGACAAAGCATAG